The DNA sequence TAGCGATTGAAGATATCCGTATGGCGGCACAAGCACTTAGACCACTGTATGATATGGATAATGATGGATATATCTCTATTGAAGTTGATCCTTTTCTGTCCAATAATACACAAGGAACGATAGAGGAGGGTAAACGACTTTTTAAAGCAATTGGTGAACCTAATGTTATGATTAAAGTACCCGCGACCAATGCTGGCTATGAGGCAATGACAATACTGCTCTCTGAGGGAATTTCTGTTAATGCTACGCTTGTTTTTTCCCCTCTTCAAGCACAACGATGTGTTAAAGCAATGGAAAAAGGAATGGAGCAGACTGATAAAAAGATTGATGGTGTTATCTCTGTTTTTGTTAGTCGTTTTGATAGGATGCTTGATAGTGATCTTATGCAAAATGGTATTGATGTGGGATTGACAGGTATTTACAATGCAGCAAAGATATATAACCTAATTGAAAAAAATAGTAATATGCATATCCGTACACTTTTTGCTAGTACAGGAGTCAAAGGGGATGATTTGCCCCCATACTATTATATGAGGGAACTGCTTGCATCACATGCTGTTAATACAGCACCACTGGCAACCATTGAATCTTGGATTGCGGTCAAAAAAGTATTACCAAAACTGCCTTTAGAAGACACAGTCATTAATGGCTATTTTACTAAGCTTTCTGACAATGGTTTTGATATGGAGATGGTTTATGCTACACTTCTAAAAGAGGGGTTGGAGGCGTTTGAAAAAGCCTTTCAAGAGATGCTTGATATACTACAATAAAGAAAGAATATGGAAGAGAAACTCAAACTATACCTGCAAGCAATGATTAGCAATGAAGGAAGTGACCTTCATCTCAAGTCTGGATCAAATGTACGGGTTAGAGTACATGGTATACTAAAATTATTGGGAAAGGATATATTGAGTACCGAGCAGATGGATAAACTTGCTCAAGAGATTATGACACCTGACCAATATAAAAAACTTAAGCAAGACCGTAATCTTGACTTCTCCTACTCTACAAAAAATGAGTATCGATTTAGGGTAAACTTTTTTTATCAAATAGATGGATTGAGTGCAGTATTCCGCACTATTCCTGCTAACATTTTAAGCATTGAACAGCTTAAACTTCCCAAAGCTGTGAATGATCTTGTTAATATTCAACGTGGTCTTGTGCTGGTAACTGGTATAACTGGTTCAGGCAAATCAACGACTCTTGCAGCAATTCTTGACAAGATTAACCGTGAAGAGAAAAAACATATCATTACAGTAGAAGACCCAGTTGAGTTTATACATAAGGATAAAGGATGCCTAATCAATCAAAGAAGTATTGGG is a window from the Sulfurovum sp. genome containing:
- a CDS encoding transaldolase; translated protein: MVNKEIDFSLWLDFVERDYLKNQFNKLIEKGIINGATSNPAIFASAITTSPAYKAQLASLEGRSSKEKYEALAIEDIRMAAQALRPLYDMDNDGYISIEVDPFLSNNTQGTIEEGKRLFKAIGEPNVMIKVPATNAGYEAMTILLSEGISVNATLVFSPLQAQRCVKAMEKGMEQTDKKIDGVISVFVSRFDRMLDSDLMQNGIDVGLTGIYNAAKIYNLIEKNSNMHIRTLFASTGVKGDDLPPYYYMRELLASHAVNTAPLATIESWIAVKKVLPKLPLEDTVINGYFTKLSDNGFDMEMVYATLLKEGLEAFEKAFQEMLDILQ